A single genomic interval of Pochonia chlamydosporia 170 chromosome 7, whole genome shotgun sequence harbors:
- a CDS encoding guanyl-nucleotide exchange factor (Sec7) (similar to Neosartorya fischeri NRRL 181 XP_001261517.1), giving the protein MSSLKFVVSSLDAIATSKDAQRNKQLAESAKKALDAIKEQEQLPDPEIVFAPLQLATKSNNSQLTTTALDCIGKLISYSYFSIPNKEDDADDENKNSAEQLPPLIERAIDTICDCFQGETTAVEIQLQIVKSLLAAVLNDKIVVHGAGLLKAVRQVYNVFLLSRSTANQQVAQGTLTQMVGTVFERVKTRLHMKESRLSLSNLKHSSSNITFDPNDPANSTHIGTDGDESPAAQSDPNTPTQSNGGAKLTLKDLEHRKSFDDSTLGDGPTMVTRLKPTGKDDPSSPDPSGADGSTQDDMDALDAEDEVYIRDAYLVFRSFCNLSTKVLPPDQLYDLRGQPMRSKLVSLHLIHTLLNNNITVFTSPLCTIKNSKNNEPTSFLQAIKFYLCLSITRNGASSVDRIFEVCSEIFWLMLKFMRPSFKKEIEVFLNEIYLALLSRRNAPVSQKLYFVTILNRLCADPRALVETYLNYDCDQTVDNIFQTMVEDLSKFATTPLTITTLNEQVYEELRAKTQPASEWQLKGILPPPLTVAQIIPSQENEPDYPKEYAMKRLSLEALVETLRSLVNWSASVRSDGGDMLRPDGDTKASLDELRPSIDPTLSDSASRLETPLPPSTPVVDDDPDQLEKEKARKTALMNAIRQFNFKPKKGVKLLLRDGFISSDNPADIAEFLLKEDKLDKAQIGEYLGEGDQQNIDIMHAFVDAMDFTKKRFVDALRQFLQSFRLPGEAQKIDRFMLKFAERYVMGNPNAFANADTAYVLAYSVIMLNTDQHSSKIAKRMSKEEFIKNNRGINDNADLPDEYLLGIYDEIASNEIVLTSEREAAAAAGTPAANPAGGLAAGIGQAFSNVGRDLQREAYVQQSEEISLRSEQLFKNLFKSQRRNTAKTGPRFIPATSFKHVGSMFDVTWMSFFSALSSQIQKSHNIEVNKLCLEGMKLATRIACLFELSTPREAFISALRNTTNLNNPQDMQAKNIEALKVILDLGQTEGNLLRESWKDILMCISQLDRLQLITGGVDESTIPDVSQARFIPPSRTDTSDSRSSTQSRQRPRQRSGTGPRGFSHEIALESRSDDFIRSVDRIFTNTANLSGDAMVQFAKALTEVSWDEIKVSGSNESPRTYSLQKIVEISYYNMNRVRFEWSNIWDVLGEHFNQVGCHNNMNIVFFALDSLRQLSMRFMEIEELAGFKFQKDFLKPFEHVLANSHNVTVKDLVLRCLIQMIQARGDNIRSGWRTMFGVFTVAAREPHESIVNLAYENVNQVYKTKFGTVISQGAFTDLIVCLTEFSKNLKFQKKSLAALELLKSIIPAMLRTPECPLSQKHSHGNGGVNSETSHKASDVPKRTQLNTSVEEGFWFPVLFAFHDVLMTGEDLEVRSNALEYFFAALIKYGGDFTPEFWDILWRQQLYPIFMVLRSRPEMTNVLNHEELSVWLSTTMIQALRNMITLFTHYFESLEYMLDRFLELLALCICQENDTISRIGSNCLQQLILKNVTKFTQEHWTKIVGAFCELFERTTAYQLFTATSMGSTAALSLPSNGFDFSGSLSPAAETPSVDEKSLKINGTEEPGAVADGEPIPRQPSPKPLDDDMEAPGGVAGQLLEEFKPSSSLQQQPVVVTAARRRFFNRIISRCVLQLLMIETVNELFSNDTVYAHIPSTELLRLMALLKRSFQFARRFNEDKELRMKLWREGFMKQPPNLLKQESGSAATYVSILFRMFADNAPERLESRPDIEAALVPLCKDIIQGYSALAEESQHRNIMAWRPVVVDVLEGYATFPEDAFKSHIPEFYPLAVELLTKDLSQDLRAALLVVLRRVGEVALGIEGMSKAGEKRRESIISDRADEAGAGQDAAAMKML; this is encoded by the exons ATGAGCTCTCTCAAGTTTGTGGTGTCCTCCTTGGACGCCATTGCGACCTCCAAAGATGCGCAACGCAATAAGCAGCTCGCCGAATCCGCAAAAAAGGCACTGGATGCCATCAAAGAACAAGAGCAGCTTCCAGACCCCGAAATAGTCTTTGCTCCTTTGCAACTGGCCACAAAATCCAACAACTCCCAGTTGACCACAACCGCTCTCGATTGCATAGGCAAACTCATTTCCTATTCGTATTTCTCAATACCAAACAAAGAGGACGATGCGGATGACGAAAATAAAAATAGCGCGGAGCAACTACCGCCCTTGATCGAGCGAGCTATTGATACGATTTGCGACTGTTTTCAGGGCGAGACCACGGCTGTGGAGATTCAGCTGCAGATTGTCAAGTCACTATTGGCAGCCGTTCTTAACGACAAGATTGTTGTGCACGGCGCTGGTCTACTGAAGGCAGTCCGGCAGGTCTACAACGTGTTTCTTTTATCGAGGAGTACTGCAAATCAGCAAGTAGCCCAAGGTACCTTGACGCAGATGGTCGGCACCGTCTTTGAACGTGTCAAGACTAGACTGCACATGAAGGAATCGAGATTGAGCCTGAGTAATCTCAAGCACAGCTCTAGCAATATTACGTTTGATCCCAACGACCCGGCAAACAGCACACATATTGGTACAGACGGGGATGAGTCGCCTGCAGCACAGTCAGACCCAAATACCCCAACACAGTCTAACGGTGGTGCCAAGCTTACGTTAAAGGATCTCGAGCACCGAAAGAGTTTTGATGATTCTACCCTTGGTGATGGGCCAACCATGGTTACGAGGCTGAAGCCGACAGGCAAAGACGATCCATCAAGCCCTGACCCGTCTGGCGCCGATGGGTCGACTCaggatgacatggatgctCTGGatgccgaggacgaggtATATATTCGGGATGCGTACCTTGTATTTCGGTCATTTTGCAACTTGTCAACCAAGGTACTACCCCCTGATCAGCTGTATGATCTTCGTGGACAGCCCATGCGATCAAAGCTTGTTTCTCTGCATCTCATCCACACCCTACTCAACAACAATATTACCGTATTCACATCGCCTTTGTGTACGATCAAAAACTCCAAGAACAATGAGCCAACATCTTTTCtgcaagccatcaaattTTACCTTTGCCTCAGCATTACGCGCAACGGTGCAAGCTCAGTAGACCGCATTTTCGAAGTTTGCTCCGAGATCTTCTGGTTGATGCTCAAGTTCATGAGACCATCATTCAAG AAAGAAATTGAGGTGTTTCTTAACGAGATCTATTTGGCCCTCTTATCTCGACGCAACGCTCCCGTGTCTCAAAAGCTCTACTTTGTAACAATACTCAACCGATTGTGTGCAGACCCTAGGGCACTAGTTGAGACGTATCTCAACTATGATTGCGACCAAACCGTGGACAACATCTTTCAAACCATGGTCGAAGATCTCTCCAAATTTGCTACCACACCGCTCACAATTACAACGCTCAATGAGCAGGTATATGAGGAACTGAGAGCCAAGACCCAACCAGCCAGCGAGTGGCAGCTGAAAGGCATCCTTCCGCCCCCATTGACGGTGGCTCAAATTATCCCATCGCAGGAAAATGAGCCAGACTACCCGAAGGAGTATGCTATGAAACGGTTGTCCTTGGAGGCTCTGGTGGAAACCCTCAGATCCCTCGTTAACTGGTCGGCATCAGTACGTTCTGATGGCGGGGATATGCTTCGACCAGATGGAGATACCAAAGCATCCCTTGACGAGTTGCGACCCTCTATTGACCCCACGCTGAGTGATAGCGCATCACGACTCGAGACACCGTTGCCACCATCTACTCCTGTTGTGGACGACGACCCAGATCAGCTTGAGAAAGAGAAAGCACGTAAAACTGCGCTGATGAATGCAATCAGACAGTTTAATTTTAAACCCAAGAAAGGTGTCAAACTTTTGTTACGAGACGGCTTTATCAGCAGCGACAACCCGGCAGATATTGCCGAATTTCTCCTAAAGGAGGATAAGCTTGACAAGGCTCAGATTGGCGAGTATTTAGGAGAAGGTGACCAGCAGAATATTGACATCATGCACGCTTTCGTTGATGCAATGGACTTCACCAAGAAACGCTTCGTCGACGCGCTGCGACAGTTTTTACAATCTTTTCGACTGCCTGGTGAAGCCCAAAAGATTGACCGATTCATGTTAAAGTTCGCCGAACGTTATGTCATGGGAAATCCTAATGCCTTCGCCAATGCGGATACGGCTTATGTTCTTGCCTATTCAGTTATCATGCTGAACACCGACCAACACAGTAGCAAAATTGCCAAACGCATGAGCAAGGAGGAGTTTATAAAAAACAACCGTGGTATTAACGATAATGCCGATCTTCCCGACGAGTATTTGCTGGGGATTTATGATGAGATCGCAAGTAATGAAATTGTGCTCACAAGCGAACGtgaagcagcggcagcagcaggtACACCAGCAGCTAACCCTGCAGGTGGCCTTGCGGCCGGCATTGGCCAGGCCTTCTCCAATGTTGGTCGAGACTTGCAGCGTGAGGCCTATGTCCAACAGTCTGAGGAGATTTCGCTACGCTCAGAGCAGCTGTTCAAGAATCTCTTCAAGAGCCAGCGTCGAAACACCGCGAAGACAGGCCCCAGGTTCATCCCTGCAACATCTTTCAAACATGTTGGATCAATGTTTGATGTAACATGGATGTCCTTTTTCTCGGCGCTATCGAGTCAAATTCAAAAATCCCACAACATTGAGGTCAATAAACTTTGCTTGGAAGGGATGAAACTTGCAACTCGAATCGCATGCCTTTTCGAACTTTCGACGCCGAGAGAAGCATTCATTTCCGCTCTACGGAATACCACAAATCTCAACAACCCCCAGGATATGCAGGCAAAAAATATAGAGGCTCTCAAGGTTATTTTGGACCTTGGGCAGACTGAGGGAAATTTGTTGAGGGAATCATGGAAGGACATCCTCATGTGTATCAGCCAACTTGACCGACTACAACTTATCACCGGAGGTGTCGATGAAAGCACTATTCCTGATGTTTCCCAAGCTCGATTCATACCACCGTCACGGACGGACACGTCGGATTCGCGATCGTCAACTCAGTCAAGACAgcggccaagacaaaggTCTGGGACGGGCCCAAGAGGGTTTTCTCATGAGATTGCCTTGGAGAGTCGTTCGGACGATTTCATTCGCAGTGTTGATCGAATCTTCACCAACACTGCAAATCTCTCTGGCGATGCTATGGTGCAATTCGCCAAAGCACTTACAGAGGTGAGCTGGGACGAGATCAAGGTGTCCGGCTCCAACGAGTCACCCAGAACATACAGTTTGCAGAAAATCGTGGAAATCAGTTATTACAACATGAACCGTGTTCGATTTGAATGGAGTAATATCTGGGATGTTCTTGGAGAACACTTTAACCAGGTTGGATGCCACAACAATATGAACAttgttttctttgctttggaTTCGCTTCGCCAACTCTCTATGAGATTTATGGAAATTGAGGAACTGGCAGGCTTCAAGTTTCAAAAGGACTTTTTGAAACCATTCGAACATGTGCTTGCCAACTCCCACAACGTCACCGTCAAAGACCTGGTTCTACGGTGCCTCATCCAGATGATCCAAGCGCGAGGGGATAATATTCGATCTGGGTGGAGAACCATGTTTGGGGTGTTTACAGTGGCCGCCAGAGAGCCTCATGAAAGCATCGTGAATCTTGCCTACGAAAATGTCAATCAAGTCTACAAGACTAAGTTTGGCACCGTAATTTCACAAGGAGCTTTCACGGATCTAATTGTGTGCCTCACCGAATTTTCCAAGAACTTGAAGTTCCAGAAGAAAAGCCTGGCTGCATTGGAGCTTTTGAAATCCATCATCCCAGCCATGCTGAGGACACCGGAGTGCCCGCTGTCCCAAAAACACAGTCACGGAAATGGGGGCGTAAATTCCGAAACGTCACACAAGGCGTCAGATGTGCCGAAACGCACGCAGCTGAACACATCAGTCGAGGAGGGCTTCTGGTTTCCGGTCTTGTTTGCATTCCATGATGTGCTCATGACTGGAGAGGATTTGGAAGTCCGCTCAAACGCCCTTGAATACTTCTTCGCTGCCTTGATAAAGTATGGCGGTGATTTCACGCCCGAATTCTGGGATATTTTGTGGCGACAGCAACTGTATCCAATCTTCATGGTCTTGAGATCACGACCGGAAATGACTAATGTGCTCAACCACGAAGAGTTATCTGTTTGGCTTTCTACAACCATGATCCAAGCGCTTCGCAACATGATAACTCTTTTCACGCATTACTTTGAATCTCTCGAGTATATGCTTGATCGTTTCCTGGAGTTGCTGGCGTTGTGTATTTGCCAAGAAAATGACACGATATCTCGCATAGGAAGCAATTGCTTGCAGCAACTCATTTTGAAGAACGTCACCAAGTTTACACAGGAGCATTGGACGAAGATAGTGGGTGCCTTTTGTGAACTCTTTGAGCGTACCACGGCGTACCAGCTGTTCACGGCGACAAGCATGGGTTCCACAGCTGCTTTGTCTCTCCCTTCCAACGGATTTGACTTTTCCGGCAGCCTGAGCCCTGCCGCTGAGACCCCCTCGGTCGATGAGAAGTCGTTAAAGATCAATGGTACAGAAGAGCCTGGTGCTGTTGCCGATGGTGAGCCTATTCCTCGGCAGCCATCGCCTAAACCCCTGGACGATGATATGGAAGCGCcgggtggtgttgctggcCAGCTACTGGAAGAATTCAAGCCATCATCAAGCctacaacaacaacctgTGGTCGTAACGGCAGCCAGACGACGATTCTTCAATCGCATAATATCTCGCTGTGTTCTACAGCTTCTAATGATTGAGACAGTCAACGAGCTATTCAGCAATGATACTGTATATGCCCACATCCCATCAACTGAGCTGTTGCGCCTGATGGCATTGCTCAAGCGCTCGTTCCAATTTGCCCGTCGCTTTAACGAAGACAAGGAGCTTCGCATGAAGTTGTGGAGAGAAGGATTTATGAAACAACCACCCAATCTACTTAAGCAAGAGAGCGGTTCTGCAGCAACATACGTGTCTATTCTATTCAGAATGTTTGCCGACAACGCGCCCGAGAGATTGGAGAGCCGTCCTGACATTGAGGCTGCCCTCGTACCACTCTGCAAAGACATTATTCAAGGCTATTCTGCTCTGGCGGAAGAGTCACAGCATAGAAACATTATGGCGTGGCGACCGGTCGTCGTTGATGTTCTAGAAGGCTACGCAACATTCCCAGAAGATGCTTTCAAGTCTCATATCCCTGAATTCTACCCCCTAGCTGTTGAACTCCTGACCAAGGACCTGAGCCAGGACCTCCGGGCAGCACTGCTTGTTGTTTTGAGACGTGTAGGCGAGGTTGCCCTCGGTATAGAAGGCATGTCCAAGGCAGGGGAAAAGAGGAGGGAAAGTATCATTAGCGACCGCGCGGACGAAGCCGGAGCTGGTCAAGATGCAGCTGCCATGAAGATGTTGTAA
- a CDS encoding 2-oxoacid dehydrogenases acyltransferase (similar to Aspergillus terreus NIH2624 XP_001215539.1), with amino-acid sequence MLSAAIRRRVLAPTHNALRTGFTSHVVRYYASFPEHQVVKMPALSPTMQAGNIGAWQKKAGDTIAPGDVLVEIETDKAQMDFEFQEEGVIAKILKESGEKDVSVGSPIAILVEEGTDISAFEKFTLEDAGGNAQAPQPKQEEKSESQPAPSSAPATPAEPEQYSSEGKLETALDREPNVAPAAKRLARENGISLDGLKGTGKGGKITEEDVKKVISSPAVASPGATFEDIPLSNMRKTIASRLQESVQKNPHFFVTSSLSVTKLLKLRQALNSSAEGKYKLSVNDFLIKAIAAASKKVPAVNSSWREGSIRQFNTVDVSVAVSTPTGLITPIVTGVDARGLESISGKVKELAKKARDNKLKPEEYQGGTISISNMGMNAAVDHFTAVINPPQSAILAVGTTKKVAIPVENEDGTTGFEWDDQITVTASFDHKVIDGAVGAEWIREVKKVIENPLELLL; translated from the exons ATGCTCAGTGCCGCCATTAGGAGGCGAGTTCTCGCCCCAACTCACAATGCACTGCGCACCGGCTTCACCTCTCATGTCGTGAGGTACTATGCCTCCTTCCCAGAGCACCAGGTCGTCAAGATGCCCGCCTTGTCTCCTACCATGCAGGCGGGCAACATTGGTGCTTGGCAAAAGAAGGCTGGCGACACCATCGCCCCTGGTGACGTTCTGGTAGAAATTGAGACCGACAAGGCCCAAATGGACTTTGAATTCCAGGAGGAAGGTGTAATTGCCAAGATTTTGAAAGAATCTGGTGAGAAGGACGTCTCGGTCGGCAGC CCAattgccattctcgtcgAGGAAGGAACCGACATCTCAGCTTTCGAGAAGTTCACCCTGGAAGATGCCGGTGGCAATGCTCAGGCTCCTCAGcccaagcaagaagaaaaatcCGAATCACAACCAGCTCCATCATCCGCCCCTGCGACGCCCGCCGAACCTGAACAGTACTCTTCCGAAGGAAAGCTGGAGACAGCCCTTGACCGTGAGCCTAACGTTGCTCCTGCTGCTAAGCGCCTTGCTCGCGAGAACGGTATCAGCCTGGATGGCCTCAAGGGCACCGGAAAGGGCGGAAAGATCACCGAGGAAGACGTCAAGAAGGTCATCAGCAGCCCTGCCGTTGCGTCCCCTGGTGCCACATTCGAAGACATCCCTCTGAGCAACATGCGCAAGACCATTGCCAGCCGTCTTCAGGAATCTGTCCAGAAGAACCCCCACTTCTTCGTGACCAGCTCCCTTTCCGTCACCAAGCTGCTCAAACTCCGACAGGCTTTGAATAGCTCGGCTGAGGGCAAATACAAGCTTTCGGTCAATGATTTCCTCATCAAGGCTATTGCTGCTGCCAGCAAGAAGGTTCCGGCCGTCAATTCCAGCTGGCGCGAGGGTTCCATTCGTCAGTTCAACACTGTTGACGTATCTGTTGCCGTTTCTACCCCTACGGGCTTGATCACTCCTATTGTCACCGGTGTTGACGCTCGTGGCCTTGAGTCTATCTCCGGAAAGGTCAAGGAGCTAGCCAAGAAGGCTCGTGATAACAAGCTCAAGCCCGAGGAGTACCAGGGAGGCAccatctccatttccaacatggGAATGAATGCTGCTGTCGACCACTTCACCGCTGTCATCAATCCTCCTCAGTCTGCCATTCTTGCAGTTGGCACCACCAAGAAGGTCGCTATTCCTGTGGAAAATGAGGATGGCACCACCGGCTTTGAATGGGATGACCAGATCACCGTCACTGCCAGCTTCGACCACAAGGTCATTGATGGCGCTGTCGGCGCTGAATGGATCCGCGAGGTCAAGAAGGTCATCGAGAACCCTCTTGAGTTGCTTCTGTAA
- a CDS encoding monocarboxylate permease-like protein (similar to Colletotrichum gloeosporioides Nara gc5 XP_007287487.1) has protein sequence MDASAPSNFCETTEPPNSEKSTNGPNSILQKAEDNDLSDFPDGGTRAWLVAAGASGAFFCTLGYTNVFGIFQAYYMINQLPDEGASKIAWIGSVQAFLIFATGAIGGPLFDRYGAWILRPAALLYIFGVMMTSICKKYWQFMLAQGVLTGLANGLVMFPALAAVPQWFDKNRGAAMGLSIAGSSLGAVVFPIMLSNLLTKTDLGFGWSVRITGFVMLPVLVFSAVAVRSRLPPRKTRFFLWYSFTNTMYVLLVAAIFFAMIGMFVPLFLIPAYAISKGMNETLANYLVAVVNGASIFGRVIPGVLGDKFGRVNTLIGAAAATAILIFCWPRVESNAAIIVFSAVFGFASGAIISGGSVAVTLCADHPKNIGTYMGVGMALASFSALVGPPVSGSMVDRYKGFHELSYFSGAMTLFGAVLAVVAKLVSPVGLFGRT, from the exons ATGGATGCTTCTGCACCCTCAAACTTCTGCGAAACCACCGAGCCACCCAATTCGGAAAAATCCACTAATGGCCCCAATTCGATATTGCAGAAAGCTGAGGATAATGACTTGAGTGACTTCCCAGACGGCGGCACCAGAGCGTGGCtcgttgctgctggagcGTCCGGAGCATTCTTCTGCACACTTGGGTACACCAATGTGTTTGGCATATTCCAAGCATACTACATGATCAATCAACTTCCCGATGAAGGAGCCTCTAAGATCGCATGGATCGGCTCGGTTCAAGCCTTCCTCATTTTTGCTACGGGAGCAATTGGGGGTCCGTTATTTGATCGATATGGTGCCTGG ATATTGCGCCCTGCAGCTCTGTTGTACATTTTTGGTGTAATGATGACGAGTATTTGCAAAAAGTACTGGCAGTTTATGCTCGCTCAAGGAGTACTAACCGGGCTGGCCAATGGCCTAGTCATGTTCcctgctttggctgctgtTCCTCAGTGGTTCGACAAGAATAGAGGTGCTGCAATGGGACTATCCATCGCCGGATCATCACTCGGAGCCGTAGTCTTTCCAATAATGCTGTCTAATCTACTCACCAAGACAGATCTCGGCTTCGGCTGGTCTGTCCGCATCACAGGGTTCGTCATGCTGCCCGTATTGGTGTTCAGTGCCGTGGCTGTTCGATCCAGACTGCCGCCGAGAAAGACGAGATTCTTCTTGTGGTACTCGTTCACAAACACCATGTACGTGTTGCTCGTTGCGGCTATATTCTTTGCCATGATCGGCATGTTCGTGCCTCTCTTTCTGATACCGGCCTACGCCATATCAAAGGGAATGAACGAAACTCTGGCCAACTATCTTGTCGCTGTGGTCAATGGTGCCTCCATTTTCGGCCGAGTCATCcctggtgttttgggcgaCAAGTTTGGCCGTGTAAACACGCTCATCGGCGCAGCGGCAGCCACCGCCATTCTCATCTTTTGCTGGCCCAGGGTCGAGTCCAACGCTGCCATCATTGTGTTTTCGGCCGTCTTCGGCTTCGCATCTGGCGCCATCATTTCGGGCGGCTCCGTCGCCGTGACCCTATGTGCGGATCATCCAAAGAACATCGGCACATACATGGGTGTTGGCATGGCACTAGCGTCCTTTTCCGCACTCGTGGGGCCGCCAGTCTCTGGAAGCATGGTAGATCGATACAAGGGCTTTCACGAGTTATCATACTTCAGTGGTGCCATGACATTATTCGGTGCCGTGCTAGCGGTTGTGGCAAAGCTTGTGTCTCCCGTAGGTCTCTTTGGAAGAACTTGA